The following are encoded in a window of Roseimaritima ulvae genomic DNA:
- a CDS encoding metallophosphoesterase family protein, with protein MINRRRFIGSIPVAAVALSTLRPQADAQAAEAESQDASPDDLIRSPPVVQNPRADSFGVSIAVGGLSTAWIEYGFTVDQLTHTAVASHHGLISADDRVLHVRVQHPDPLPSDRPIFYRVVVQPLSYKNAYSLTRGEPQATDTYALRLPNPTTDRVRIVSINDTHENLETILALHTEIEKLDPDLLIWNGDSCNDFDDSDSPEQILLNPAKDLTKSWAGTRPLVFSNGNHDVRGSRAREVIKSFVGCPESTELPYNQALRCGPVALLTLDTGEDKPDHHPVFAGTASYQPYRQRQARWLQETIQRPEVQDAPFNIAACHIPLRGLPGHNDGTTLDGYAYYSGFGAKLWLPLLQQANCRAILSGHMHRDRLDPATPEMPIPQFVGGGPAPASATLTIIDAEQTAAKQSMDIRIVDLKGNVLHQQQWSPA; from the coding sequence ATGATCAACCGACGCCGATTCATTGGCAGCATCCCCGTCGCTGCGGTGGCGTTGTCGACGCTCCGTCCCCAAGCGGACGCTCAAGCGGCCGAAGCGGAATCGCAAGACGCCTCCCCCGATGATCTCATCCGCAGCCCGCCAGTGGTGCAGAATCCGCGAGCCGACAGCTTTGGCGTGAGCATTGCCGTGGGCGGGCTCTCCACCGCTTGGATCGAATATGGCTTTACCGTCGACCAATTAACACACACCGCAGTGGCCAGCCACCACGGCTTGATCAGCGCCGATGATCGCGTGTTGCATGTCCGCGTCCAACATCCCGATCCGCTGCCGTCCGATCGGCCGATCTTCTATCGCGTGGTTGTGCAACCGCTGAGCTACAAAAATGCGTATTCGTTGACGCGTGGCGAACCGCAGGCGACCGACACCTATGCACTGCGTTTACCCAATCCCACCACCGACCGCGTTCGCATCGTCAGTATTAATGACACGCACGAGAACCTGGAAACCATCCTCGCCCTGCATACCGAAATTGAAAAGCTGGACCCGGATTTACTGATCTGGAACGGCGATAGTTGCAACGACTTCGACGACTCCGATTCACCGGAACAAATCCTGCTGAACCCCGCCAAGGATTTGACGAAGTCGTGGGCCGGCACGCGACCGTTGGTATTCAGCAATGGCAACCATGACGTCCGCGGCAGCCGAGCTCGTGAGGTCATCAAAAGTTTTGTGGGCTGCCCGGAATCGACGGAACTGCCCTACAACCAAGCCTTGCGCTGCGGTCCTGTGGCACTGCTGACCCTCGACACGGGCGAAGACAAACCGGATCATCACCCGGTGTTTGCCGGCACCGCCTCCTACCAACCCTACCGCCAGCGACAGGCCCGTTGGCTGCAGGAAACCATTCAACGCCCCGAGGTTCAAGACGCTCCATTTAACATTGCCGCCTGCCACATTCCGCTCCGCGGCCTGCCCGGCCACAACGATGGCACCACGCTCGATGGCTATGCCTACTACAGCGGGTTCGGAGCCAAGCTGTGGCTGCCGCTGTTGCAGCAAGCCAACTGCCGGGCGATCCTGTCAGGACATATGCACCGCGATCGACTGGATCCCGCCACACCGGAAATGCCGATACCACAATTTGTCGGCGGTGGCCCGGCGCCGGCATCCGCCACACTGACGATCATCGACGCGGAACAGACAGCGGCGAAGCAGTCCATGGACATTCGCATCGTCGATCTGAAGGGCAACGTCTTGCATCAACAACAATGGAGCCCCGCCTAA
- a CDS encoding sialidase family protein, whose translation MRPPSGEGSYKMPAKHVNSTTKWRCAASRFKRYLTLLCLICAIATSTLTTNAIAEQPPQLIDSISKQTLWRNRDGNSQTWFHPRVCMMPGPDGKPVALMTLQVIGGSDYFGPVHWSQSTDLGKTWSEPQPIAGLGRDPVAGRSDGLKAGVCDVVPQYHPQTDSVLALGHVVFYKGAHFARKEQLARYPVYVTRNSDGEWSDRKIMNWDDPRGAFIYTNNCGQRVVTPDGDVQMSFTFGPQASNRMVAGVQASFDGQQLKIKEVGPALHNPKGRGLLEPSVTQFGDTFWMTMRAEDNRGYVSVSDDGLNWDDKQAWTWEDGTPLGMSTTQQHWLTHSDGLFLVYTRKDASNKNVMRWRSPLWVAQVDTAKRCLIKSSERVVLPLVGDGVNDPNNVAIMGNFHVTHASPDEAWVTVGEWMPRGGYKGDVLLARIRWSKPNRLPLW comes from the coding sequence ATGCGTCCACCTTCTGGCGAAGGTAGCTACAAAATGCCTGCGAAACATGTTAATTCAACCACGAAATGGCGTTGTGCAGCGAGTCGGTTCAAACGTTATCTGACTCTGCTGTGCTTAATCTGCGCAATAGCCACCAGCACCCTCACCACCAACGCCATCGCCGAGCAGCCGCCGCAGTTGATCGATTCGATTTCGAAACAAACGCTTTGGCGGAATCGGGACGGGAACAGCCAAACCTGGTTCCATCCCCGCGTTTGCATGATGCCGGGTCCCGATGGCAAACCGGTGGCCTTGATGACGCTGCAAGTCATCGGAGGATCGGATTACTTTGGCCCGGTCCATTGGTCGCAATCGACGGACTTAGGAAAAACTTGGAGCGAACCGCAGCCGATTGCCGGCCTGGGACGTGATCCCGTTGCCGGCCGCAGCGATGGGTTGAAAGCCGGCGTCTGTGATGTCGTTCCCCAGTACCATCCGCAAACCGATTCGGTGCTGGCACTGGGACACGTGGTGTTCTACAAGGGCGCCCACTTCGCTCGCAAAGAACAGCTCGCTCGCTACCCGGTGTACGTCACTCGCAACTCCGACGGCGAATGGTCCGACCGTAAAATCATGAATTGGGACGATCCACGTGGTGCGTTTATCTATACCAATAATTGCGGGCAGCGAGTCGTAACGCCCGACGGCGACGTGCAGATGTCCTTTACCTTTGGCCCCCAGGCGAGCAACCGGATGGTGGCCGGGGTGCAGGCCAGCTTTGACGGTCAGCAGTTAAAAATCAAAGAAGTGGGCCCGGCACTCCATAACCCCAAAGGCCGCGGTTTACTGGAACCCAGCGTGACGCAGTTTGGCGACACGTTTTGGATGACGATGCGAGCGGAAGACAATCGCGGTTACGTCAGCGTCAGCGACGACGGGCTGAACTGGGACGACAAACAGGCCTGGACTTGGGAGGACGGCACGCCGCTGGGCATGTCGACAACACAACAACACTGGCTGACTCATAGCGATGGACTGTTTCTGGTTTACACGCGAAAAGACGCAAGTAACAAGAACGTGATGCGATGGCGTTCCCCGCTGTGGGTGGCCCAAGTCGACACGGCCAAGCGTTGTTTAATCAAATCCAGCGAACGCGTGGTCCTGCCGCTGGTGGGAGACGGCGTCAACGATCCCAACAACGTGGCCATCATGGGCAATTTCCACGTTACCCATGCCAGTCCCGATGAAGCCTGGGTGACGGTTGGGGAATGGATGCCACGCGGCGGCTACAAGGGCGACGTGTTACTGG
- a CDS encoding alkaline phosphatase family protein — protein MKNLNRWRGQLSAVLGLLGCLALFGLPLASVHAASPQRHVVIVSIDGLAAYLVDDPKVPLPTIRKLARQGSIVDGGMTVSNPSVTWPNHTTLVTGVRPEKHGVLANGVLVRGAVGMPTVIDSHRDQSDLVRVPTIVDAAHAAGLSTAEVNWPCTRGSKSLDDQFPDVPNAVQYTTPRLRRELIELGLLDDETHASFNKNSVVSRDHIWTEAACHLIRERQPNLLLVHLLNVDYMHHKRGPQTSAGYTANAYADMCLARILAALDDAGIREQTTLIVVSDHGFISTPKAIRPNVVLRQAGLLTVDAGKLSEARVHVVPEGGIGLVYCTRPGEAAVDAEKFKEMFKGQEGVADVLLPNQYDQVGLQHPREYRQSPDAILVAAEGYSVSGSVNGDTLVASNTEAGTSIGSHGFLSSLPKMKAMCILSGAGIRQGGHLETIENIDVAPTVAMLLGLDYPNVDGKPLSAALLNE, from the coding sequence ATGAAAAACTTGAACCGTTGGAGGGGGCAGCTGAGTGCTGTTTTGGGGCTGCTAGGTTGTCTGGCTCTGTTCGGTTTACCCCTCGCGTCCGTCCACGCCGCCTCGCCACAGCGGCATGTCGTGATCGTTTCGATAGACGGACTGGCCGCATATTTGGTCGACGATCCCAAGGTGCCGTTGCCGACGATACGAAAACTTGCCCGCCAAGGCAGCATTGTCGACGGCGGTATGACGGTTTCGAATCCTTCGGTGACTTGGCCGAATCATACAACCCTTGTTACGGGCGTGCGTCCAGAGAAACACGGCGTGCTGGCCAACGGCGTGTTGGTCCGCGGTGCCGTGGGGATGCCCACGGTGATTGATTCGCATCGCGATCAGAGCGATCTGGTGCGGGTGCCCACGATCGTTGATGCGGCACACGCGGCAGGGCTTTCCACCGCAGAGGTGAACTGGCCGTGCACCCGCGGTTCGAAATCTCTGGATGATCAATTTCCCGACGTTCCCAATGCGGTCCAGTACACCACGCCAAGGCTGCGACGTGAACTGATCGAACTAGGACTCTTGGACGATGAAACGCATGCCTCGTTTAATAAGAACAGCGTCGTGTCACGCGATCACATTTGGACCGAGGCGGCTTGTCATCTGATCCGTGAGCGACAACCCAATTTGTTGCTGGTACATCTGTTGAATGTCGACTACATGCATCACAAACGGGGACCCCAGACATCGGCTGGTTATACGGCCAACGCCTACGCGGACATGTGTCTGGCGCGGATCCTGGCGGCTTTGGACGACGCCGGCATTCGTGAGCAGACGACTTTGATCGTCGTTTCCGATCACGGTTTCATCTCGACGCCCAAAGCGATTCGTCCCAACGTGGTGTTACGGCAAGCCGGATTGCTGACGGTGGATGCCGGCAAGCTGTCCGAAGCTCGAGTGCATGTGGTACCGGAAGGCGGCATCGGACTGGTTTACTGCACACGCCCCGGTGAAGCGGCGGTCGACGCGGAGAAGTTTAAGGAGATGTTTAAGGGGCAAGAAGGCGTTGCCGATGTGTTGTTACCCAACCAATACGATCAAGTTGGGTTGCAGCATCCGCGAGAGTACCGTCAGTCGCCCGATGCGATCCTGGTAGCGGCCGAGGGGTATTCGGTATCCGGATCGGTCAACGGGGACACGCTGGTGGCGTCGAACACCGAAGCCGGAACGTCGATCGGGTCGCACGGTTTTCTTTCCAGCCTGCCCAAGATGAAGGCGATGTGCATTTTGTCGGGTGCCGGCATTCGCCAGGGCGGTCATTTGGAGACGATCGAAAACATCGATGTCGCACCGACCGTGGCCATGTTGTTGGGTCTGGACTACCCCAACGTCGATGGGAAACCATTGTCGGCTGCCCTGCTGAACGAGTAG
- a CDS encoding metallophosphoesterase family protein, whose protein sequence is MPGRTIAIGDIHGCRVALETLLDAITPSSEDTIITLGDYVDRGPDSRGVIERLISLSQTCHLVPLCGNHEEMMLSVLGGQTQYTSWLRYGGVDTLDSYGFCGDLDVIPESHHQFFDSLRDYHETPTHLFTHAAYDPGLPLDQQSTQMLRWHSLRDGVPDPHTSGKVAVVGHTANKDGEILDLGHLVCIDTYCYGGGWLTALDVDSGQLWKANDAGVLGSPAG, encoded by the coding sequence ATGCCTGGACGGACCATCGCGATTGGGGACATCCACGGCTGCCGCGTCGCCCTGGAAACCCTGCTCGACGCCATCACCCCCTCTTCCGAAGACACAATCATCACCCTCGGGGACTATGTCGATCGCGGGCCGGACTCGCGAGGCGTGATCGAGCGGCTGATTTCGCTCAGCCAAACCTGCCATCTGGTACCGCTGTGCGGCAACCACGAAGAAATGATGCTATCGGTCTTGGGGGGGCAAACCCAATACACCAGCTGGCTGCGCTACGGAGGCGTGGACACCCTGGATAGCTACGGTTTTTGCGGAGATCTGGACGTGATCCCGGAATCGCATCACCAATTTTTTGATTCGCTACGGGACTACCACGAAACGCCGACACATCTGTTCACCCACGCGGCCTACGACCCTGGTCTGCCGCTCGACCAGCAATCAACACAAATGCTGCGCTGGCATTCGCTCCGCGACGGTGTCCCCGACCCGCACACTTCGGGCAAAGTCGCCGTGGTGGGGCACACGGCGAATAAAGATGGCGAAATCCTGGACCTGGGCCATTTAGTCTGCATCGACACCTACTGTTACGGAGGCGGCTGGTTAACGGCCCTGGACGTCGACAGCGGCCAGCTCTGGAAAGCCAACGACGCCGGCGTGCTGGGCTCGCCGGCCGGTTAG
- a CDS encoding ankyrin repeat domain-containing protein, which produces MFVANTPADTVDVIDVATRQVIARIPVGIDPVSLAVRPDQQELWVSNHISDSVSVIDTNSDSSTFLRVIATVQAIDEATKSTRFDEPVGIAFASNAKAYIALSSENTIAVVDVATHEVVKRLKIAAQDPRAISVQGNRLYVIPFESNNQTQLSGGRKPFDGDLVTFDAWEHSVLHNNVLSLGHVVDIVKHPEVPDRDLFVFDTDTDELIDTVDSLGTLLYGMAVDSEGTVFIAQTDARNDANGRSGTKKHGLAELENRAFLNRITRVQFASNEAQPSFFDLEPLPPLHPKPEDALATPFAIAVSPDDQVLVASAAASDKVFTLDAHNGDVLGSVDVGAVPRGIALENEADGSLSQAWVYNAVSNSVSLVDLRDTSNPSVVSTLDLFDPTHPTVKRGRMAFESASASTTATFSCASCHPDGHTDQLLWVLKTPIVSGGDQIMPRSTMPIRGLRDTAPFHWDGVPGDPYGGNNSASIHGSVPPNSDAHDPTSSTRHLIDGGIAGTMSLVGDKQMNDEGKAGALTSAQRDDMATFLLSVPYPPSQRRAYTNVVSQRALDGFKLFHIDGDHDEKLRPNVCGNCHRMPFLVSTNTPGTGMDAPTWRGAYDRFLILPQGRLNIIEFDFYRRVAEQGQDERSIWQFSWAGRSRFDPVWEMVLEGSTGFSGSFARQVTLNQNTVNDPVSIDLLNALELASREQAVVLDGQAVLIGKDSPQPISLSYDGTHYVSRQKPNMVFSRDELIEGAAQGKFVGTFTARHGVRADVEHPQPALWTRGPIEQQRGRQQFPILYQGSHRMVISGRHIQPDANVIVDGRRVPATLQIEDEQLEIHFPTLPKEGMHLLQVQNTAGMFSNDFIFHVVADADAAVALQTEIDEPHIGLQGLVADAIADNDLARLERLIDRGADLNDRQTETGSTPLVTAALHGNLPIARYLIQQGADVDATNRDGNAPLHIAAFLCHTEVVKLLLQHGASTETRSNRGEQPMDVVSSPWNESLEDVYRFVGNLVDIEIDLQRMQQDRPMIAELLRDHQQATSTDR; this is translated from the coding sequence GTGTTTGTTGCGAACACGCCCGCCGACACGGTGGATGTGATCGACGTCGCAACACGGCAGGTTATTGCCAGGATTCCCGTGGGCATCGATCCAGTGAGCTTGGCGGTGCGTCCAGATCAACAAGAGCTTTGGGTCTCGAATCACATTTCTGATTCCGTCAGCGTGATCGACACCAATTCCGACAGTTCCACCTTCTTGCGCGTGATCGCAACCGTGCAAGCGATCGACGAAGCGACCAAGTCGACACGTTTTGATGAGCCCGTTGGGATCGCCTTTGCGAGTAACGCAAAAGCGTACATCGCTTTGTCTTCGGAAAATACGATCGCCGTTGTGGATGTTGCCACGCACGAGGTAGTGAAGCGATTGAAAATCGCGGCCCAAGACCCCCGAGCCATTTCCGTTCAGGGAAACCGACTGTACGTGATCCCGTTTGAATCAAACAACCAGACTCAACTTTCAGGTGGTCGAAAACCGTTTGATGGCGATCTGGTGACGTTTGATGCATGGGAGCACTCAGTCCTTCACAACAACGTCTTGTCGTTGGGACATGTTGTCGACATTGTCAAGCATCCCGAGGTTCCCGATCGGGATCTATTTGTGTTTGACACCGATACGGACGAGTTGATCGATACGGTCGATTCGCTCGGCACGCTGCTGTATGGCATGGCCGTGGATTCCGAAGGCACCGTCTTTATTGCTCAAACGGATGCTCGCAATGACGCCAACGGTCGCAGCGGCACGAAAAAGCACGGGCTTGCAGAGTTAGAAAATCGCGCGTTTCTGAATCGAATCACGCGGGTTCAATTTGCCTCGAACGAAGCCCAGCCCAGCTTTTTCGATCTGGAACCGTTACCGCCGCTGCATCCGAAACCGGAAGACGCCCTGGCGACGCCGTTTGCGATTGCAGTCAGTCCGGATGATCAGGTGCTGGTGGCTTCCGCCGCGGCGTCCGATAAGGTTTTCACGCTGGACGCCCACAATGGCGACGTCTTGGGGTCGGTCGACGTGGGTGCGGTCCCGCGTGGAATCGCCTTGGAAAACGAAGCTGATGGATCCCTGTCACAAGCATGGGTCTACAACGCCGTATCGAACTCGGTGTCCCTGGTCGATCTCCGCGACACAAGTAACCCGAGTGTTGTTTCCACGCTCGACTTATTCGACCCAACTCACCCCACGGTCAAACGCGGACGAATGGCCTTTGAGTCAGCCTCGGCATCCACCACGGCGACGTTTTCCTGCGCAAGCTGTCACCCGGACGGCCATACCGATCAACTACTGTGGGTTTTGAAAACGCCGATCGTCAGTGGGGGCGATCAAATCATGCCACGCAGCACGATGCCGATCCGCGGACTGCGTGACACCGCTCCGTTTCACTGGGATGGAGTTCCGGGCGATCCGTATGGTGGCAACAACAGCGCCAGTATTCACGGTTCCGTGCCACCCAATAGCGACGCTCATGATCCGACCAGCAGCACACGTCACTTGATCGACGGCGGGATCGCTGGAACGATGTCACTTGTCGGCGACAAGCAGATGAATGACGAAGGCAAAGCGGGAGCGTTGACGTCCGCACAGCGCGATGACATGGCCACGTTTTTGTTGAGCGTGCCGTATCCGCCATCGCAACGGCGAGCCTACACCAATGTGGTTTCGCAGCGAGCCCTCGACGGGTTCAAGCTGTTTCACATCGACGGTGACCATGACGAAAAACTCCGGCCCAACGTGTGTGGCAATTGCCATCGCATGCCGTTCTTGGTTAGCACCAACACACCAGGGACAGGCATGGACGCGCCGACGTGGCGAGGTGCTTATGATCGTTTCTTGATCCTGCCTCAAGGACGCTTGAATATCATTGAGTTCGATTTTTACCGACGAGTCGCTGAACAGGGACAAGACGAGCGAAGTATTTGGCAGTTCTCCTGGGCGGGCAGATCCCGATTTGATCCGGTCTGGGAAATGGTACTCGAAGGCAGCACCGGATTTTCGGGCTCCTTTGCACGCCAAGTAACACTGAACCAAAACACGGTAAATGACCCCGTTTCGATTGATTTGTTGAACGCGTTAGAGCTAGCGTCTAGAGAACAGGCCGTTGTGCTTGATGGCCAAGCCGTCCTGATCGGTAAAGATAGCCCCCAACCGATCTCGCTTAGCTACGACGGCACGCACTATGTGAGCAGGCAAAAACCGAACATGGTGTTCTCTCGCGACGAACTGATCGAGGGTGCGGCTCAGGGCAAATTTGTGGGAACCTTTACCGCTCGACACGGCGTCCGTGCCGATGTCGAACACCCGCAACCAGCGCTGTGGACACGTGGTCCTATCGAACAACAACGCGGGCGGCAGCAGTTTCCCATCTTGTACCAAGGCAGTCATCGTATGGTCATCAGCGGCCGGCATATTCAGCCCGATGCCAATGTGATCGTTGATGGACGCCGTGTTCCCGCGACGCTTCAGATCGAAGACGAGCAACTGGAGATCCATTTCCCGACGCTACCGAAGGAGGGGATGCATTTGTTGCAAGTCCAAAACACAGCGGGCATGTTTAGCAATGATTTCATCTTTCACGTCGTCGCGGATGCCGACGCTGCGGTGGCTCTGCAGACGGAGATCGATGAACCCCATATCGGTTTGCAAGGCCTTGTCGCGGACGCAATCGCTGATAACGACCTGGCTCGTCTAGAGCGTTTGATCGACCGCGGTGCCGACCTGAACGATCGCCAAACGGAAACGGGTTCAACACCTCTAGTTACCGCCGCTTTGCACGGCAACCTGCCGATAGCAAGGTATCTAATCCAACAGGGTGCGGACGTCGACGCGACCAATCGCGACGGCAATGCTCCTCTGCACATCGCCGCGTTCCTGTGTCACACCGAAGTTGTCAAGTTGTTGCTCCAACACGGAGCGTCGACGGAGACACGAAGCAATCGCGGCGAACAGCCCATGGATGTCGTCTCCTCACCATGGAACGAATCGCTCGAAGACGTATACCGCTTCGTTGGCAACTTGGTCGACATAGAAATCGATCTTCAACGTATGCAACAGGATCGCCCAATGATTGCGGAATTGTTGCGAGATCATCAACAAGCCACGAGCACTGACCGATAG
- a CDS encoding vWA domain-containing protein encodes MSIDSIPSSGTIPTSVVVPDQEELMSMGEEYEDDEYYEEEDEGWFNDESVAFVASLLTHMAILLALALVPVLVDEKPPAVVLVSPPPEYERETMEVIEDLAYSEIPQTKIGANATAQSEMAEASAEMFAEVAEIPQPVDVRTSEIATININEMFVQAVAPVDRLKEQKGKTGVGALGASGAVDRLTWEILQSMEERPTLVVWLFDKSGSLHRQRREIRDRFDRIYEELQIVEKSGSEAFKRDNPHDHQLLTSIIGFGKSVELLTEEPTADLQVIKDTVDNIEVDSSGVEQVFSAVYLAAKEYKSMRRHRVGFGAQRNVMLVVVTDERGDDYQTGLEPTVDICRQYGMPVYVIGVPAPFGRDTTYVKYVDPDPKYDQSPQWAEVDQGPETLMPERVKIGFTGNYGEEPVMDSGFGPYALTRLCYETGGIYFTVHPNRNVNRRVRGKEIEAFSANLEYFFDPVKMAPYRPDYVSPGDYMRMVKESPMRQALINAAKMPGVEGLEKPQTRFVKRSEAGFVGDLSAAQQDAAKLEPRLNAMANVLLLGESARDDETSPRWKAGYDLALGRVLALKVRTETYNAMLAKAKRGITFEDEKNNTWQLEPAAEISVGSKWEREAKKATELLERVVEEHDGTPWAVLAREELATPIGWKWTEEYTDLNPPRPQNNNNNNNNNNTPRDDKKRMLKKAPKRPLPKL; translated from the coding sequence ATGTCAATAGATAGCATTCCCTCCTCCGGCACGATCCCCACTTCGGTCGTGGTCCCCGATCAGGAAGAGTTGATGAGTATGGGAGAGGAGTACGAGGACGACGAATATTACGAGGAAGAAGACGAGGGCTGGTTCAACGATGAATCGGTGGCCTTCGTTGCCAGTTTGTTGACGCACATGGCCATTCTGTTGGCCTTGGCTTTGGTTCCCGTGTTGGTGGATGAAAAGCCCCCGGCCGTGGTGCTGGTCAGTCCTCCGCCGGAGTACGAGCGGGAGACGATGGAGGTCATCGAAGACCTGGCCTACAGTGAAATCCCGCAGACCAAAATCGGCGCGAACGCGACCGCGCAAAGCGAGATGGCGGAAGCCTCAGCCGAGATGTTCGCCGAGGTCGCCGAGATCCCGCAGCCGGTGGACGTGCGGACCAGTGAAATCGCCACGATCAATATCAATGAGATGTTTGTCCAGGCGGTCGCCCCGGTCGATCGCTTGAAAGAACAGAAAGGCAAGACCGGCGTCGGCGCCCTGGGCGCGTCCGGTGCGGTGGATCGCTTGACCTGGGAAATCCTGCAATCGATGGAAGAACGCCCCACGCTGGTGGTGTGGTTGTTCGACAAAAGCGGTTCGCTGCATCGCCAACGTCGCGAAATCCGCGATCGCTTTGACCGTATTTACGAAGAACTGCAAATCGTTGAGAAGAGCGGTAGTGAGGCTTTCAAACGAGATAACCCCCACGACCATCAGTTGTTGACCAGCATTATCGGTTTTGGCAAGTCGGTTGAGTTGTTGACCGAAGAGCCCACGGCGGATCTGCAGGTGATCAAAGACACGGTCGACAACATCGAAGTCGATTCGTCGGGGGTGGAGCAGGTTTTCTCGGCCGTGTACCTGGCCGCTAAGGAATACAAGTCGATGCGTCGGCACCGCGTCGGTTTCGGGGCTCAGCGAAACGTGATGCTGGTAGTGGTGACCGATGAGCGGGGTGACGATTACCAAACCGGTTTGGAGCCCACCGTCGATATTTGTCGTCAGTACGGCATGCCGGTGTACGTGATCGGGGTTCCCGCCCCCTTCGGGCGTGACACCACCTACGTCAAATATGTTGACCCGGACCCCAAATACGACCAGTCGCCTCAGTGGGCTGAAGTCGATCAAGGACCGGAAACGTTGATGCCCGAGCGGGTGAAGATCGGATTTACTGGCAATTACGGCGAAGAGCCCGTGATGGACAGCGGTTTTGGGCCGTATGCCTTGACCCGACTGTGCTACGAGACGGGCGGCATCTATTTCACCGTGCACCCCAACCGCAACGTCAATCGGCGGGTGCGTGGCAAAGAGATCGAAGCCTTTTCGGCGAACCTGGAGTACTTTTTCGATCCCGTGAAAATGGCTCCGTACCGCCCGGATTACGTTTCCCCCGGCGATTATATGCGGATGGTCAAAGAAAGCCCGATGCGTCAGGCTTTGATCAACGCCGCCAAGATGCCTGGTGTGGAGGGCTTGGAAAAACCGCAAACCCGATTTGTTAAACGCAGCGAAGCGGGGTTTGTCGGTGATTTGAGTGCCGCCCAGCAGGACGCCGCCAAGCTGGAGCCGCGGCTGAACGCGATGGCCAATGTGTTGCTGTTGGGCGAGTCGGCTCGCGACGACGAAACCAGTCCCCGTTGGAAGGCCGGTTACGACTTGGCTCTGGGGCGTGTGCTGGCCCTGAAGGTGCGGACCGAGACCTACAATGCGATGCTGGCCAAGGCAAAGCGAGGCATTACTTTCGAGGATGAAAAGAACAATACCTGGCAGCTGGAGCCGGCCGCCGAGATCAGTGTCGGCAGTAAATGGGAACGCGAAGCGAAAAAAGCCACGGAATTACTGGAGCGAGTGGTCGAAGAACACGATGGAACTCCCTGGGCAGTGTTGGCTCGCGAAGAGTTGGCCACGCCCATCGGCTGGAAGTGGACAGAGGAGTACACCGATCTGAATCCGCCTCGGCCGCAGAACAACAACAATAATAACAACAACAATAACACTCCCCGGGACGACAAAAAACGGATGCTCAAAAAAGCACCCAAGCGTCCCCTGCCCAAGTTGTAG